The DNA region GATTGTGCAGCAGGGTGTGAGTGAATTCAGATTACGGCGCCAGTCCGCGGCGCAGCAGGAGCAGATCGCGGCGCTCTTTCATCGTGCGCTACCCGATGTCACGCGCATGGTGGAGCCGCGCGTGCAGATGGAGCGGCGCTTGAGTCAGCTTACCGGAGGCAGCGGCTCCGCAACCGGCCTGCTGCCGATGCTGGCGAATGTCGGCGCGGCAATGCAAGCGCAATCCGGCCTGCAATTGCAGGGAATCAGTTATCACGGAAATGTCCTGCAACTGCAAGTCCAGGCTGGCAGCATGGATGCGTTGCATGGCCTGCAATCGGCATTGGCAAGCAACGCTGCACTCGAGGTGCAGATGGATTCAGTCAGTAGTGCGGCCGGCCAGACTACGGCACGTTTGACACTGCACGGGCGCAGCCCATGAATGCCCTGCAGCAGTTGCGCCAATGGTTCATGTCGCTGGAAAAGCGCGAACGCGGGGTATTGGGAAGCGGCGTGGTAATTCTGGCGGTGTTTATTCTGTACGCGGCACTGGTTTCTCCCTATATCCGCCACCGGCGTGCATTGACCGCGGAAGTACAGGCCCAGAGTGTGTTGCTTGCCTGGATGCGGCCCGTGGCCAGTCGCATTGAAGCGTCGCAGGGCAGGCAGCCGGCAGCGCTTCCCGGGGGCTCCTTGCTCGGCGCAGTCAATGCAAGTATCGCAAGTGCCGGCGTGGCCGGAGCCTTGCAGCAGGCGCAGCAGTCCGACGATGGTTCGGTGAGGGCACAATTCAAGAGCGTGGATTTTGACAGCCTGGTGAACTGGCTGGCGGGATTGCAGCGCACCTACGGTGTGGTCGCCAGCGATGTTACCGTAACTCGCGCATCCGGGCCGGGCCAGGTGGATGCCAGCATCAGGCTTCAGGGCTCGGCACCGTGAGCTGGCGCGTCGGGCGCTGGTGGCTGGCAGGCATCGTTGCGTATCTTGTATTTCTACTGGCCACCTTGCCTGCAAGCTATGCTGCCGGGTGGGCGCAAAAACGTGTGCCGGATCTGCAGCTTACGGGCGTACATGGCAGCATGTGGGCGGGATCCGCGCAGGATATCGCGTGGCAAGGTGAATCCTGGGGCCAGTTACACTGGCGCTTTGACTGGGCCGCATTGTTTAGCGGCCGTTTGGGCTGTTATATCTTTCTCGGCGCTCCCGACTTGGCTTTGCAGGCCCGGTTGGCGGGCAACGGCAGCAGAGTGGTGCTCGAGGATGTAACGGGTCACTTCCCCGTCAGCCGGTTGGCGCACTGGTTGCCGCTACCTGCGGGCAGCGTTGCAGGCCAAATCTCCATAACCATGCAGCGAATCGTTCTGGACAACGCCCGACCCACAGCGGCAAGCGGCAGCGTCAACTTCACCGGTGTCAGTTTGACCTGGCCGCAGTCTGCAAACCTGGGGGATTATCAGCTGAAGGTGCAAACCCAGGCGGACGGCATCCACGGAAGCCTGCTGGATACCTCCGGGCCCCTGATGCTGCAGGGTAGCCTGCGTGTAACACCGAACGGCCGCTATGACGTTTCGGGTGTAGTGGCATTGCGTGATCCGGCTGATGCTGCACTTGGCAATCTGCTGCGGTATCTACCCAGCAACCAGGACGGAAAACAGGCCTTCAATTTCAGCGGAAAATGGTAGAGACGGACACGCAATTCGTATAAGTATCAGCATCTTATAGATATATACGAGATAAAAGCTGATATTATTGGAATGCCATAAGGTGGAGCCGTTGGACGGTATGGTCCGGTTCGCGCTGGGAGCCCCCGATCCATGAGACCCGAAAATGCCATGCACCCGCTCCCCGCCAGCGCAGTTCACGCGCTGACCGAGCAATTGGCGGGCCTCACGGGCGAGGATTTCATTCGCGACGTCACCCGGCGTTTGGCATATGCACTGGATGTCGAATATGCCTTCGTGAGCGTGCGCCAGACCCCAGACAATCCCAAATTGCGGATCATCTCCGCCTGGCATGTGAATCGCGCGGTGTCGGGCAGCGAGTTGGCCATCGAGGGGACGCCGGCTGCACGCACGCTGGCCGAATCCGAGGTATGGCACGCAGATGAGGTTGTCAGCCTCTATCCCAAAGACCGGTGGCTGCGCAAACACGGTGTGCGCGCCTTTTGTGCTGTGGCCATTCGTGATGTGGACGGCCGCGCGATCGGGCACCTCGGCGTCATGTCGCGCCAGCCGCTGCAGGCCGACGCGCAGTTGCTCTCGACATTGCGCGCCCTGGCAACGCGCGCTGCCGCTGAATTGCGCCGGCAGCGCCTGGACGAAATTCAACGCCTGACGACCGCAAAACTCGCCAACCTATTCCGCATGACGTCGGACATTATTGGTGCAGCCACATTCGAGAATTTGCAGATTACCGACATCAGCCCCTCCGTCGAGCAACTTCTCGGACTCAGCCCCGCTACATTGATAGGCCAGAGCCTGTCAAACTCGGAGCTGTTCGAAAGTTCGCAACTGGGAACCGAGTTCATGCAGGAGTTAAAGGCGGGTGGCCACATCGTAAATCGCAAAGTTGCCCTGCGTGCCAGCAACGGCATGGTGCGGCACGCACGGTTGTCGGCAGAAGCCCGCGAATATGGCGGTTCGCGCCACATCCTTTTCAGCCTTGTGGACGTTACGGATTCTCAGGCGGCCTTGGGCCACGTACAGAACCTCAATGCTACCGTCGATGCATTGTTCAGTACGGCGCAGGATGCCATCTTTATCTGTGCCTGTCCGTCGTCAAACCCTGCCGACTGGACATTTTCACAAGTCAACGATATTGCCTGCGAGTGGCTGGGCTACGCACGCAACGAGCTGCAACAGTCGGCCTGCACCAAGGTGCTGGATGCCGGTGATCTGACCAAACTCCAAACGGAATCAGCGCACCAGCGGTCTGATTCCTGGCCGATGCATTTCCGCAGCAAAGGCGGAAACGCACTTCCCTGCGAAGTGCAGACCAAACTTATTGGTGAAGGCAGTCAACGCGTACTGCTGCTGCGCTGCCAGCACAGATTGCAGGACGCCCAATCCGTCGGCGCACAGCGGGACCGCGAACACAAGTACCAGGACTATTTTGACAACGCCAGCGATGGTATCTATCGAGCTACGCCTGATGGTCTGATTGTCAGCGCCAATCCGGCACTGGCGCGGATACTAGGCTACGAGAATCCCAAGGAAATCGTCGCGGACAAATTGAACATTGCCTCGCGCATCTATGTGCGCAGCGAACAGCGCGCGGAACTGTTGCGCCGTCTCGAGGAGCACGGGCAATATTCCGCTCAGGAATTTCAGATCTTCCGGAAAGATGGCACCACGATTTGGGTGTGTGACAATTCGCGCGCAGTCAAGGACGCGCGTGGGCACATTCTGTATTTCGAGGGTACGCTGCAGGATATCACCGGCCGCAAGCGCGCCGAAGAGGCACTGCTGCGTTCAGAGGAAAAATACCGCTTGCTGGTGGACATGAGCCAGGACGGCGTATTTCTCAGTCAGGCCGGGAAACTGATCTACGTGAATCGTGCCTTTGCGCAGATGCTTGGGCATCGCTCCGAAGACATGCACGGTATGCCGCTCAGCGAGGTGATAGTCTCAGCCAACGATGGATTGGCGGAAAAAATTGCCGCGGATGCGGTTGATGAGCACTATCTGGATCCGCATGAAATGCACTTGCGGGGCAAGCCCGGCATGCCGCGCATCACCGCATCTGTTGCCGTGAGCCGGATTTTCTGGCGCGGCCGCCCCGCCGTCATGGGCACCGCACGCGACGTCACCGAGCGCAAGAAAGTCGAGCAGGATTTGGTGCACAGTGCCTATCACGATGCGCTTACCGGCCTGCCAAACCGCAGCTTTTTCATGGATCGGCTGCGTCAGGCCGTGGCCTCGAATAATTCTGCTGGTACGGCTCCATTTGCCCTTTTGTTTCTCGATCTCGATCGCTTCAAGCTGATCAACGACAGCTTAGGCCACAGCTTCGGAGATCGGCTGTTGACGGCTATTACCAAACGCCTGCACACCTGTCTGCGCCCTGCGGATCTCATGGCGCGCTACGGCGGTGACGAATTCACCATCCTTCTGGAGCATATACAGGCTCTGGACGAAGCCACTGCCGTGGCGGAACGCATTCATGAGGAGCTGGCACGTGCCTTTACTGTCGGCGGCCGCGACGTATTTTCCACCGCCAGCATCGGCATCGTCACCAGTGCGCCTCACTATCAGCATCCGGATGAATTGCTACGGGATGCGGACACTGCCATGTATCGCGCCAAAGCTGCCGGCAAGGCGGGTTACGTGGTTTTTGATGACGCCATGCACCAGCATGTCAAAGCCAACCTGAAACTGGAGACTGAGCTGCGCCACGCGCTGCAGCGCAACGAGTTCCGCGTCTATTTTCAACCGATTCTCGATCTCGCCAGCGGGCGCCTCACCGGTTTCGAGGCCTTGGTGCGTTGGGCACATCCTGAACGCGGTTTGGTAACGCCCGATCAATTCCTGGCGGTTGCCGAAGAAACCGGACTGATTATTCCGCTGGGCTGGTGGGTGATTGAAACCGCGTGCGCGCATTTGTCCCAGTGGCGCAAGCGTCACAAGCACCTGGGTGACAAAATCACGGTGAGCGTAAACATAGCGAATCGCCAGTTTGCCCACTGGTTGCTGCCGCAGCGCGTTGCCCGGGTGCTGGACATGACCGACATCCCCGCCGGCAGCCTGTGCCTGGAAATCACCGAGACGGTGTTCATGGATAATCCGGAGTTGGCGGCCGAGACCATCAGTCGCTTGCGCGCCATCGGAGTGAATCTGCAAATGGACGATTTCGGCACCGGCTATTCTTCGCTCAGTGCTTTGCGCACATTCAAGCTGGATACGTTAAAGATCGACCGTTCATTTATCGCCGGCATAGAAAAAAACCGCAGTGACCGGTCAATTGTCCGCACCATCACGGTCCTGGCGGCGGACTTGGGGATGGACGTGGTTGCCGAGGGTATCGAAACCGCCCGCCAACTTGAACTCCTGCGTGCGCTGGGTTGCCGCCGTGGGCAAGGCTATTATTTTTCGAAGCCGTTGGCCGTGAATGAAGTGGACCGTTACCTGGCGGCATTGAAACCACTCGACGCTTGAGCGGCGCGCAATCCCTGCGCACACGCCTTGATTGTGAGTTGATCGGGTGGAGCCGACTTTCTTGTAATCGTGATGTTTACAAAACAGCCGCTATGGCCAGCAGCCATTTAGGCCAATGTACTCCGGCGATGCCCATTGCGATAAGCACTATTACTATCACCAATGCAAGGCTGAATAATACCTGCGTAATACGCAGGGAGTTGATTCTGGTGTTTGGGTGGGGGGCGGATTTCACATGATGCAAGGACGTGCCGGACAGGGCAACACGATCCGTTGAGCTGGGTGGACGAATATTCCGTGTTCCATGATAGACCCATTTCGCGAGATTGGCCCTGGAGACGTGCTGAGACGGCACCTTCAACGGCCAGGACGGTGGCAGTTCAATCCGGCGGTGCGCCCCCAGCGTAATTCGGAATTTGGTCGGGGCGAGAGGATTTGAACCTCCGACCACTTGCACCCCATGCAAGTGCGCTACCAGACTGCGCTACGCCCCGTTCGATTGAACAACATCAAGAATTGCGCGACCGCGTCATGATAACCGATACGCACGGCAAGCGCCTGGCAGGTTTATTGACGATTCAGCGTTTGAGCAACTGCAGCAGCTCTTCCAGCTCGGTGCGCAACTGATGGACAATCTGCTGGCTTTGCGACACGTCTTGACGTGCTGTGTCGCTGGAAAGCTGTTGGCGGGCGCCGCCGATGGTAAAGCCTTGATCGTATAGCAGGCTGCGTATCTGGCGGATGACCAACACGTCGTGGCGTTGGTAGTAACGCCGGTTGCCGCGGCGCTTGACCGGTTTGAGCTGCGGAAATTCCTGCTCCCAATAGCGCAATACGTGCGGCTTCACGCCGCAAAGATCGCTGACTTCACCGATGGTGAAGTAACGCTTGCCGGGGATGGCCGGCAGTTCGTTATTGTTCCCGGCTTCCAGCATAGGTTTCGACTCGCGCCTTGAGTTTCTGTCCGGGCCTGAAAGTCACCACGCGGCGTGCGCTGATGGGGATCTCCTCACCGGTCTTGGGGTTCCGACCGGGACGCTGGTTTTTGCTGCGCAGGTCGAAATTGCCGAAGCCCGACAGCTTTACCTGTCTTCCCCGCGCCAAGGCCTGGCGGACTTCCTCGAAAAACAGGTCCACCAGCTCCTTCGCCTCCCGCTTGTTGAGCCCCAGCTCTTCAAACAAGGCCTCGGCCATCTCCGCCTTGGTCAGCGCCATGCTTAGTCTCTTATTGTTGCACCCAGTTTATCTTGCAGCTGCCGGACTACTTGCTTGACAGTCGCATCCGCAGCCTCGTCCGTTAGAGTGCGCGAAGAGTCTTGTAAAATCAAGCTCAAAGCCACACTTTTTCGTCCAGAATCTATGCCTGGTCCATGATATATGTCAAATATGTTAACTTCAATAGGTTGGGGCGCGACGGCCTCCCGCACCAGCCCCAAAATCGTGGCGGCGGGCACCCTTTCATCCACCACCACCGCCAAGTCCCGCGACAACGAAGGAAATGGGGATATGGGCGCGAGCTTCGGCAGACGCCCACTCAGCAATGGCCCTAGGCGCAGCTCAAACAGGAATACCGGCTGATCCAGCGTCAGTTCACGGAGCAGGATGGGATGTAACGCGCCCATCCAGCCCAGATCAACTCCGTTCAAGTGGAGCTTTGCCGACTGGCCGGGATGCAACGCCGGATGCAGTGCTGCACTGGCCCCCAGCCGCTCCGCGGCTTCGCTCGCCGCCAGCAGGGTCTCCACATCGCCCCGGAGGTCGGAAAGGTCGGCCGCGCGCTGCGGTAGTCCCCATTGGGCTGGATATTGGGAACCAGTTATCAATCCAGATAAGACATTTTCCTGTGTTATTTCATTATGTTGTTCGATAAATCTCATTCCACACTCGAAAACACGCACGCGCTCTTGTTGACGATTCAGGTTGTAACGCAGCGTCTGAACCAAGCCCGGCCACAGGCTGCAACGCATCTCAGTCATATCGGTGGTGATGGGATTGGCCAGTGCAATTCCCGGGCCGCCCGTAAGCCGTTGCTGCAGCAGTCCATCTACGAAGCTGTAGGTGATGACCTCCTGGTATCCGCGTCCGGTCAGTATGCCCCGCAGCCGGGCCAACGGCAGTTGCTCCTCCGGCAAGGGCAGCATGCGCTGGGTGGACGGGTAGGCAATGGCAGGTATGTGCTCATACCCGAACACCCGCCCCACCTCTTCCACCAAGTCTTCTTCCCTTTCAAGGTCGAAGCGGTGACTGGGCGCCCTCACCTCCCAAGTGCGCGCGCGCTTGCGTGTCCGGAATCCCAGGCGGCTCAGAATACGGCCCACTTCGCGATCGGGAACCTTGATACCCAGCAACTGCCTCAATTTCAGTTGCCGCAAAACCAGTTTGGCCGCCGCATTTGGCCTCCCCGTAACCCTGTTCACGGGGCCCGGCTCTCCACTCGCAATGTTCAAAAGCAGTCGCGTCGCACGCTCCAGCGCACGCGTCTGGCCCGTCGGATCCACACCGCGCGCAAAACGGTAGGCCGCATCGGTTTGCACACCCAGTTTGCGTTCACGACTGCTGATGATCTGGGGCGCGAAAAACGCGGCTTCCAGATAAATATCTCTGGTATCCGCCTGTACGCTCGACGCCGCGCCTCCCATGATCCCGCCCACGCCCAACGGGCGCGTGCTGTCGGCGACGACCAACATATCCGGCTCCAGAGTGTGCGTGTTCCCATCCAGAAGCTGCAGTGACTCGCCGGTCCTGGCCATGCGCACAACTATGCTTCCGGACACACGCTTCAAATCGTAGACATGCATGGGCTGACCCAGTTCCAGCATGACGTACTGGGTGACGTCCACCACGGGGTGCACACAGCGTAATCCGGCGCGGCGCAGTCGCTCGCGCATCCACAACGGGGTCACGGCATCGGTACGCAAACCACGAATGATCCGCCCGGAAAATACCGGACAAGCTTCCGGTGCTGCGAGGGTCACTGGCAGCGTGTCCTTGATCGTCGGCTTGACCGGCGCGCACTGCGGTAGATGCAAGTCCAGATCGAAGAGTGCGCCCAGCTCGCGCGCGATGCCAAGCACGCTCAGGCAGTCACCACGATTCGGCGTGATTTCCACTTCCAGAACTTTGTCGGCACCGCCCAGCACCTGGATCAACGGCTTCCCGACCGTCGAATCCACGGGTAATTCCACAAGGCCTGAATGATCATCCCCAATGCCCAGCTCGCGTGCGGAACACAGCATGCCCTGGGATTCCATTCCCCTCAGCCGGCTCACGTGAATCTCGGTGCCGTCCGGCAAGCGGGCACCGGGCAGAGCCACGGCGGCTTTCATGCCTGCGTGAACATTAGGCGCGCCGCAAACGATTTGCAGTTGTTTCCTGGCGCTGATGCGGACATCGCAAATGCTGAGTTTGTCCGCCTGAGGATGACGCGCGACCTTCAGCACCTCACCGACCACCACCTTGTCAATCGGCGGCAGCGCATCGGTGACGGACGAGATTTCAATTCCGGCCAACGTCAGACGCTCGGCAATCTCACCTGCCGTGGCCCGCGGGTTCACGAATTCACGCAGCCATTGTTCGCTGAGTTTCATGGCTGCGCCTCAGCGGAACTGGCGCAGGAAGCGCAGATCGTTTTCATAGTTCATGCGGATATCATTGATGCCGTAGCGCAGCATGCCCAGCCGTTCAATGCCCACGCCGAAGGCCCAACCGCTGTAGCGCCGGGTGTCGACGCGACAGGTTTCCAGCACGTTGGGGTGCACCAGCCCGCAGCCCAGCACCTCCAGCCAGCCGGTTTGCTTGCAGACGCGGCAGCCGGTGCCGTCGCAGAAAATACAGCTTATGTCGACTTCGGCTCCCGGCTCCACGAAAGGAAAATACGAGGGACGGAACCGCAACTTGAGATCATCCATTTCAAAGAAGCGTTGCAGGAAATCGGTGAGCGTGCCGCGCAGGTGCGCCATGCTCACGCCCTCGTCCACCAGCAGACCTTCGACCTGGTGGAACATGGGCGTATGCGTCACGTCGTAGTCGTGGCGGAACGTACGCCCGGGCGCGATCACGCGTAGCGGCGCGCCGTATTTGAGCAGCGCGCGGACCTGCACGGGTGAGGTGTGCGTGCGCAGCAGCAAAGGCCGGTCGCGCAGATAGAAGGTGTCCATCTCGGCGCGTGCCGGGTGCGCCGGCTTGAAATTCAACGCGTCGAAATTGTGGAATTCGTCCTCGATTTCCGGCCCTTCTTCCACGCGGAAGCCGAGGCTGGTAAAAAGCGCCTGCACGCGCTCCAGGATGCGGGTCACGGGATGCAGACCGCCGGGTGCCTGACCGCGCCCGGGCAGCGTCACATCCACGGCATGCGTGGTCAGTTCTGCCTCCAGGGCGCTTGCTTGCAGATCACCGCGGCGCGTCTCCAGAAGCTCGGCAATTGCCTGCTTGACCCGATTGACATGCTGACCCGCAGCCGGACGTTCCCCGGGCGGCAGGCGCCCCAGGGCTTTTAGCTGCTCGGTGATGACGCCCTTTTTTCCGAGGTAGTGCACGCGCACTTCGTCCAGCGCCGCAAGCGACCCGCTCGCGGCGGCGCGTGCGTGTGCTTCCTGGATCAGCTGATCGAGTTCAAGCACGGTTCTCGGTTCCCTGGTTCACAAACAACAGAGGGGAAAAACCTCGCGGCCTTTCCCCTCGCTGGTTCACCGGCGGCCGCTGCAGGCGGCGAACATGTCAGGCCAGACTTGCTTTGGCCTTTTCCACAAGCTTCGCAAAGCCCGCCTGATCACTGACGGCAATGTCCGCCAGCAATTTGCGATCGAGGCTGACCTGCGCACGCTTCAGTCCATGCATGAAGCGGCTGTAGGACAGGCCGTGGAGCCGTGCGGCGGCATTTATGCGCGCCACCCACAAAGCGCGAAATTCCCGTTTGCGCACGCGCCGGTCTCGGAAGGCGTATTGGCCCGCCTTCATGACCGCCTGTTTGGCGGCCCTGACAGTTTTGCGGCGTGCGTTGTAATAGCCCTTGGCGCGGCCCAGGGTTTTCTTGTGCTTGGCGCGGCTGGTGACCGAACGTTTTACGCGAGCCATGGCGATATTCCTCCTTTATGACCAGGGCAACATTTGCCGCACACGCCCGTGGTCCTGCGGCACCACGGCTGTACCGCCGCGCAACTGACGTTTGCGCTTCGGGCTCTTCTTGGTGAGGATGTGTCGCTTGTGCGAGTGTCCGCGCTTGTATTGGCCGCTGGCATTGGCGCGGAAGCGCTTGGCCGCGGCACGAACGGTCTTCAACTTTGGCATTGTCTGAACTCCTGAGTTTCACTTTATTAAGGTCTGGCCCCGCTGGCGCGGCGTTTGTGTTGCCAGACGGCGAGGCCACAATGGCCCCGCTTTTGCTTCAGTCTCTGACGAGACTTATTTCTTCTTGGGCGACAGCACCATAACCAGTTGCCGTCCCTCGAGTCTTGGATGTTGCTCTACCTGCGCGGCCTCGGTGAGATCACCGCGGATGCGCTCGATCAGGCCGGTGCCCAGCTCCTGGTGCAGCATTTCGCGGCCGCGGAACCGGATCGTGACCTTGGCCTTGTCGCCCTCCGCCAGGAAGCGCGTCAGATTTCGCAATTTGATCCGGTAATCGCCCTCGTCCGTCGTCGGCCGGAATTTAACTTCCTTGACCTGAATCTGCTTCTGCTTCTTGCGCGCGGTTTGCTGCTTCTTGTTGAGCTCAAAGAGGTATTTGCCAAAGTCCATCACCCGGCACACCGGGGGCTCAACCGCGGGCGACACCTCCACGAGATCCAATCCGGCCTGCTCCGCGTACTGTACGGCCTCGCGAGTGAGCATGATGCCGATCTGCTGGTTATCCGGGCCGATGACCCGGACCTTGGGTGCCGTGATCTCCCCGTTGCGCCGGGCGCGTTTTTCCGAACTGATTAGCCGACCCTCCAAAAATAAACCTGAACCCGCCTCATGTTGCTCCTGGGGCGGCGTTCAGGCCGACACTCCGCGGCTGGTGACCTCGCCGGCAAGCCGCCGGGCAAATTCCTCGATTTTGAGGCTGCCCAAGTCGTTGCCGGCGCGGGTGCGTACCGCCACGGAACCTGATTCCTGCTCCCGGTCGCCCGCCACCAGAAGGTAGGGGACGCGCTGGAGCGTGTGTTCGCGAATTTTAAGGCCGATCTTCTCGTTTCTCAAGTCGGCATCCACCCGAAGCCCCTGATTTTTCAGGATTTCGACGACGCGATGGACATATTCGTCCTGCCGGCTGGTGATGGTCAGTGCCACCGCCTGGACGGGGGCCAGCCAGGCCGGAAAACGCCCGGCATGATGCTCGATGAGAATGCCCAGGAAACGCTCCATGGAACCCACGATGGCGCGGTGCAGCATCACCGGCACGTGTCGGGCGCCGTCCTCGCCCACGTACTCGGCCCCGAGCCGTCCCGGCATGGAGAAGTCCACCTGCATGGTGCCCACCTGCCAGGAGCGGCCGATGGAATCCTTCATGTGATACTCGATTTTCGGTCCGTAGAAGGCCCCTTCGCCCGGCAATTCCTGCCACTCTACCTTGCAGACGTGCAGCGCCTGCCGGAGTGCCGCCTCGGCCTTGTCCCAGACCGCATCGGAACCGATGCGCTGGTTGGCGCCGGGACGCAGGGCGAGTTTCACCCCGATAGCGGCAAAACCGAAGTCGCCGTAAACGCGCATCGCCTGGCGGTGGAACGCCACCACTTCGCTCTCAATCTGGTCCTCGGCACAGAAGATGTGGCCATCGTCCTGCACGAAGCCGCGCACCCGCATCAATCCATGCAGCGCGCCGGAGGGCTCATTGCGGATGCAGGAGCCGAACTCGCCGTAGCGAATCGGCAATTCGCGGTAGCTGTGCAGCCCGTGTTTGTACACCAGCACGTGACCGGGACAATTCATCGGCTTGAGGGCGTAGTCGCGGTTTTCCGACGCGGTCACGAACATGCTCTCGCGGTAATTCTGCCAGTGGCCGGTCTTCTCCCACAGGTTCTTGTCGAGAATCTGCGGGCAACGGATTTCCTGGTAACCGCTGTCGCGGTACACAACGCGCAGATACTGCTCTACCACCTGCCAAATCGCCCAACCCTTGGCGTGCCAGAACACCATGCCGGGCGCTTCTTCCTGAGTGTGGAACAGATCCAGTTCGCGGCCGAGCCGCCGATGATCGCGTTTCTCGGCTTCCTCCAGCCGCGTGAGGTATTCCTGCAGCGATTTCTTGTCAGCCCAGGCGGTGCCATAAATACGTTGCAGCATTTCGTTCTTCGAATCGCCGCGCCAATAGGCGCCCGCGACTTTGGTCAGATGAAACGCCTTGAGGTGTCCGGTGGACGGCACATGCGGACCACGGCACAGGTCAATGAAATCACCCTGCCGATACAACGAAATTTCCTCGTTGACCGGAATGCTCGCGATAATTTCCGCCTTGTATTTTTCTCCCAGGCCGCGGAAGAATTTGACGGCCTCATCGCGTGGCATGGTACTGCGCTTTACCGGCTGATCCTGCGTGACCAGTTCCTGCATGCGTTTCTCGATGGCGGAGAGATCTTCTTCGGTGAATGGTCGCTCATAGGCGAAGTCGTAATAAAAACCGTCCTCGATCACCGGCCCGATGGTGACCTGGGCTTGCGGAAACAGCTGCTTCACCGCTTGCGCCAACAGATGTGCCGTGGAATGGCGGATGACTTCGAGCCCTTCCGGGTCGCGGTCGGTCACGATATTGAGCTTGGCGTCACGGCTGATGAGGTACGAGGTATCCACCAGCCTGCCGTCGACTTTGCCGGCGAGCGCCGCCTTGGCCAGACCTGGGCCGATGCTCGCGGCCACTTCAGCCACGCTCGCCGGATGATCGAACTTCTTTTGGGAACCGTCGGGGAGAGTAATAGCGGGCATTGTCGTCTTCCTTACAGTGGCGGCCGGTACCAAAGGCCGCGTGTTTCGGGTTGTATAAACTTTACAGTCTGGTATCTGGTAGGCGCGATTGGACTCGAACCAACGACCCCCACCATGTCAAGGTGGTGCTCTAACCAGCTGAGCTACGCGCCTGCAGGGCGCAAACGATACCGGAATGAGCTTGAACCGGCAAGATTTCAGCCGGTTTTGACCTCGGGCAGGCCCATGTCAATTTCCTGGATTTTGCGGATTTCATCCCGCAGGCGCGCCGCCTCCTCGAATTCCAGGTCGCGCGCGTGCTTGTGCATCTCCTGTTCAAGCTGTTTGATGAGCTTCAGGCGCTTCTCGGGCGTCATGACTTCATACTTGGCGCGATCTTCGGC from Gammaproteobacteria bacterium includes:
- a CDS encoding type II secretion system protein N, which encodes MSWRVGRWWLAGIVAYLVFLLATLPASYAAGWAQKRVPDLQLTGVHGSMWAGSAQDIAWQGESWGQLHWRFDWAALFSGRLGCYIFLGAPDLALQARLAGNGSRVVLEDVTGHFPVSRLAHWLPLPAGSVAGQISITMQRIVLDNARPTAASGSVNFTGVSLTWPQSANLGDYQLKVQTQADGIHGSLLDTSGPLMLQGSLRVTPNGRYDVSGVVALRDPADAALGNLLRYLPSNQDGKQAFNFSGKW
- a CDS encoding type II secretion system protein M, translating into MNALQQLRQWFMSLEKRERGVLGSGVVILAVFILYAALVSPYIRHRRALTAEVQAQSVLLAWMRPVASRIEASQGRQPAALPGGSLLGAVNASIASAGVAGALQQAQQSDDGSVRAQFKSVDFDSLVNWLAGLQRTYGVVASDVTVTRASGPGQVDASIRLQGSAP
- a CDS encoding EAL domain-containing protein; this translates as MHPLPASAVHALTEQLAGLTGEDFIRDVTRRLAYALDVEYAFVSVRQTPDNPKLRIISAWHVNRAVSGSELAIEGTPAARTLAESEVWHADEVVSLYPKDRWLRKHGVRAFCAVAIRDVDGRAIGHLGVMSRQPLQADAQLLSTLRALATRAAAELRRQRLDEIQRLTTAKLANLFRMTSDIIGAATFENLQITDISPSVEQLLGLSPATLIGQSLSNSELFESSQLGTEFMQELKAGGHIVNRKVALRASNGMVRHARLSAEAREYGGSRHILFSLVDVTDSQAALGHVQNLNATVDALFSTAQDAIFICACPSSNPADWTFSQVNDIACEWLGYARNELQQSACTKVLDAGDLTKLQTESAHQRSDSWPMHFRSKGGNALPCEVQTKLIGEGSQRVLLLRCQHRLQDAQSVGAQRDREHKYQDYFDNASDGIYRATPDGLIVSANPALARILGYENPKEIVADKLNIASRIYVRSEQRAELLRRLEEHGQYSAQEFQIFRKDGTTIWVCDNSRAVKDARGHILYFEGTLQDITGRKRAEEALLRSEEKYRLLVDMSQDGVFLSQAGKLIYVNRAFAQMLGHRSEDMHGMPLSEVIVSANDGLAEKIAADAVDEHYLDPHEMHLRGKPGMPRITASVAVSRIFWRGRPAVMGTARDVTERKKVEQDLVHSAYHDALTGLPNRSFFMDRLRQAVASNNSAGTAPFALLFLDLDRFKLINDSLGHSFGDRLLTAITKRLHTCLRPADLMARYGGDEFTILLEHIQALDEATAVAERIHEELARAFTVGGRDVFSTASIGIVTSAPHYQHPDELLRDADTAMYRAKAAGKAGYVVFDDAMHQHVKANLKLETELRHALQRNEFRVYFQPILDLASGRLTGFEALVRWAHPERGLVTPDQFLAVAEETGLIIPLGWWVIETACAHLSQWRKRHKHLGDKITVSVNIANRQFAHWLLPQRVARVLDMTDIPAGSLCLEITETVFMDNPELAAETISRLRAIGVNLQMDDFGTGYSSLSALRTFKLDTLKIDRSFIAGIEKNRSDRSIVRTITVLAADLGMDVVAEGIETARQLELLRALGCRRGQGYYFSKPLAVNEVDRYLAALKPLDA
- a CDS encoding MerR family transcriptional regulator gives rise to the protein MLEAGNNNELPAIPGKRYFTIGEVSDLCGVKPHVLRYWEQEFPQLKPVKRRGNRRYYQRHDVLVIRQIRSLLYDQGFTIGGARQQLSSDTARQDVSQSQQIVHQLRTELEELLQLLKR
- the ihfA gene encoding integration host factor subunit alpha, yielding MALTKAEMAEALFEELGLNKREAKELVDLFFEEVRQALARGRQVKLSGFGNFDLRSKNQRPGRNPKTGEEIPISARRVVTFRPGQKLKARVETYAGSREQ